From a region of the Paenibacillus sp. R14(2021) genome:
- a CDS encoding ABC transporter ATP-binding protein yields MIEVDNVSKAFAQKKGPAYTALDQVSFRIKRGEFVSLLGPSGCGKSTLLNLIAGFETDYEGTIKVNGEPVKGPGAGKVVVFQEHGLFPWLNVIDNVAFGLKQRGMAKKERYERAFETIKSVHLSKFIDRYPHELSGGMRQRVAIARALVMEPDILLMDEPFAALDEQTRYILQKDLEEIWLKSGMTILFITHNIREAVLLSDRVLVMSTQPGRVKQAFAIRAARPHDTADPLLHHYENTIMETLSEELEKVVREEIGHEYRIKKNAVSDAADRNLGIGI; encoded by the coding sequence ATGATCGAGGTCGACAATGTCAGTAAAGCTTTTGCCCAGAAGAAAGGTCCTGCTTATACAGCATTGGACCAAGTTTCTTTTCGGATCAAACGGGGGGAATTCGTCTCCTTGCTGGGACCTTCCGGCTGCGGCAAGTCTACCCTGCTGAATCTGATCGCCGGGTTCGAGACGGACTACGAGGGGACGATCAAGGTAAACGGAGAACCCGTCAAGGGGCCGGGCGCCGGCAAGGTCGTCGTCTTCCAGGAGCATGGCCTGTTTCCTTGGCTGAACGTCATCGATAATGTTGCTTTTGGCTTGAAGCAGCGGGGAATGGCGAAGAAAGAGCGTTATGAGCGGGCATTCGAGACGATCAAATCGGTGCATTTAAGCAAATTCATTGACCGTTACCCGCATGAGCTCTCCGGCGGCATGCGGCAGCGAGTAGCGATTGCGAGGGCGCTCGTCATGGAGCCGGACATTCTGCTGATGGATGAACCGTTCGCGGCGCTCGATGAGCAGACGCGCTATATTTTGCAGAAGGATCTGGAGGAGATCTGGCTAAAGTCGGGGATGACGATCTTATTCATCACCCATAACATTCGGGAAGCGGTGCTGCTCTCCGATCGCGTACTGGTTATGTCGACGCAGCCGGGCAGGGTGAAGCAGGCGTTTGCCATTCGAGCGGCGAGGCCTCATGACACCGCGGATCCGCTGCTGCACCATTACGAGAACACTATTATGGAGACGCTCTCGGAGGAGCTGGAGAAAGTCGTTCGGGAGGAGATAGGCCATGAATACCGCATTAAGAAGAACGCTGTTTCTGATGCTGCTGATCGTAATTTGGGAATTGGGATATAG
- a CDS encoding MEKHLA domain-containing protein — MELTGIGAGERHAAIIADSYRRLLNKPLMSFDTGKSIASQLFEAPIVILSHGTEQDPVLNYGNQAALQLWEMDWSQFTAMESKHTAEPMIQSDRQQFMEAVAAQGYIDDYNGIRISSSGRRFRIEEAVVWNLYDEAGVYYGQAAAFTAYTPV, encoded by the coding sequence ATGGAGCTTACAGGCATTGGTGCGGGAGAACGCCATGCAGCTATTATTGCAGACAGCTATCGTCGGCTGCTGAACAAGCCGTTGATGTCATTCGATACAGGCAAGTCGATCGCGAGCCAGCTGTTCGAAGCACCGATCGTGATCTTGTCGCACGGAACAGAGCAGGATCCAGTCTTGAATTACGGCAACCAAGCGGCGCTGCAGCTGTGGGAGATGGATTGGAGCCAATTCACGGCAATGGAATCGAAGCATACGGCCGAGCCGATGATTCAGTCGGATCGGCAGCAGTTTATGGAGGCCGTGGCGGCGCAGGGCTATATCGACGATTACAATGGCATTCGTATATCCAGCAGCGGCCGGCGGTTTCGCATCGAAGAAGCTGTGGTGTGGAATTTATACGATGAAGCCGGTGTTTATTACGGACAAGCGGCGGCTTTTACAGCCTATACGCCGGTTTAA
- a CDS encoding MmcQ/YjbR family DNA-binding protein, giving the protein MSMKGAAKDYPFGPEPLVMKVGGKMFALISENDIALKCDPVIAENLRQQHEAVKPGYHLNKKHWNSITVDGSIPLEEICDMITHSYELVLKGLTKAERSRITDLLRVR; this is encoded by the coding sequence ATGTCCATGAAAGGCGCAGCGAAGGATTATCCGTTTGGCCCGGAGCCGCTCGTCATGAAGGTTGGCGGCAAGATGTTCGCGCTGATTTCGGAGAACGACATCGCGCTCAAATGCGATCCCGTCATCGCCGAAAACCTGCGTCAGCAGCACGAGGCAGTGAAGCCCGGCTATCACTTGAACAAGAAGCATTGGAATTCCATTACGGTCGACGGCTCCATTCCGCTGGAAGAAATCTGCGATATGATCACACATTCGTACGAGCTTGTGCTGAAGGGGCTGACCAAGGCGGAGCGGAGCCGGATTACGGATCTTCTTCGTGTGCGCTGA
- a CDS encoding nucleoside hydrolase, translating to MVQFPVLSEQRLLQRLAYPNRPIRIVLDTDTYNEIDDQFAVIYALKSPEKITVEAFYAAPFYNELSSGPKDGMEKSYDELVKIAGLLPEMNGIPIHRGSERYLPAADTPVDSAAARDLVARAMASSEDDPLYVVAIGAITNVASAMLLEPRIIERIVVVWLGGHALHWRDTKEFNLHQDLHASRTMLNSGVPLVLIPCMGVTSHLLTTLSEVEDYVKEKGPVGEYLYETFRGCASDHAGYSRVIWDISTIAYLNNEAWLPSTLVHSPVLSEDFRWSFDHTRHFIRCVDYVHRDAVFKDLFRKL from the coding sequence ATGGTACAATTTCCGGTTCTATCGGAACAGCGTCTGCTGCAGCGACTCGCATATCCGAATCGCCCAATCCGCATCGTGCTGGACACGGACACCTACAATGAAATCGATGATCAATTCGCCGTCATTTACGCGCTTAAATCACCAGAGAAGATAACGGTCGAAGCGTTCTACGCCGCTCCGTTCTACAATGAACTGTCCTCCGGTCCGAAGGACGGTATGGAGAAGAGCTACGACGAGCTGGTCAAAATCGCCGGGCTGCTGCCCGAAATGAACGGTATCCCGATCCACCGCGGCTCGGAGCGCTATCTGCCTGCCGCGGACACGCCCGTCGACAGCGCCGCTGCGCGCGATCTCGTGGCGCGTGCGATGGCTTCCTCGGAGGATGACCCGTTGTACGTCGTTGCCATCGGGGCGATTACGAACGTTGCGTCCGCGATGCTGCTGGAGCCGCGCATCATCGAACGGATCGTCGTCGTTTGGCTCGGCGGCCATGCTTTGCACTGGCGAGATACGAAAGAATTCAATCTGCATCAGGACCTGCACGCTTCGCGCACGATGCTGAACAGCGGCGTTCCGCTTGTGCTCATTCCTTGCATGGGCGTCACCTCCCACCTGCTGACAACGCTGTCCGAGGTGGAAGACTACGTGAAGGAGAAGGGGCCGGTCGGCGAATATCTGTATGAAACGTTCCGGGGCTGCGCTTCTGATCATGCCGGCTATTCCCGCGTCATCTGGGACATCTCGACGATTGCTTATCTGAACAACGAAGCGTGGCTGCCGAGCACGCTGGTACACAGTCCGGTGCTGTCGGAGGATTTCCGCTGGAGCTTCGATCATACGCGCCACTTCATCCGCTGCGTCGATTATGTGCATCGTGACGCCGTATTCAAAGATTTATTCCGCAAGCTGTAA
- a CDS encoding Crp/Fnr family transcriptional regulator: MDDRNKQKNEQGADAVKDVIASIFREHGSLKTYRKNEFIFQENDAPSAAHYTETGLIKISQSSQEGQGITLFLRYPGEVFGNAELLTQLPRRRYAQCLMESQVITLESRLFLELAITDATFAFALAVTTARRLLQTQNMVETLISRPVAWRLAWFLMQLGSEHEGTVEVQLQLSHEEISYVIGCSRQTVTEMLNKWRELGLIAYTKKQIVIQDPSRFFAAI; encoded by the coding sequence GTGGACGATCGTAACAAGCAGAAGAATGAACAAGGAGCGGATGCCGTCAAGGACGTGATCGCAAGCATCTTCCGCGAACACGGATCCTTGAAGACTTACCGCAAGAACGAGTTTATTTTCCAGGAAAATGATGCGCCTTCCGCCGCGCATTACACGGAGACAGGACTGATCAAGATTTCACAGTCCTCCCAGGAAGGGCAGGGCATCACGCTGTTTCTGCGTTACCCGGGCGAGGTGTTCGGCAATGCGGAGCTCCTGACTCAGCTTCCGCGCCGGCGGTATGCGCAATGCTTGATGGAAAGCCAGGTCATCACGCTGGAATCACGACTTTTTCTGGAGCTGGCGATAACCGACGCGACGTTCGCCTTCGCGCTTGCCGTGACCACCGCGCGAAGACTGCTGCAGACGCAGAATATGGTGGAAACGCTGATCAGCCGGCCGGTTGCGTGGCGGCTTGCTTGGTTTTTGATGCAGCTGGGCAGCGAGCATGAAGGGACCGTCGAAGTACAGCTTCAGCTGAGCCATGAGGAAATCTCCTATGTGATCGGCTGCAGCAGGCAGACCGTCACCGAGATGCTGAACAAGTGGCGGGAGTTGGGGCTGATCGCCTACACGAAGAAACAAATCGTTATCCAGGATCCGAGCCGATTCTTCGCGGCGATCTAA
- a CDS encoding lipase family protein, with amino-acid sequence MSNGSTMDMRTAIFLAAVCGQTYMQYDNNGLFLLPETYRLVGSFSAASYAGSEEPFGFVLESDRAAILAFRGTSSPTDWVTDMIAQQTVFKPLGRTLMTHRGFTDLYMAARSTIFRLLDSVPASKPLFVTGHSLGGALATLASADIAANRKTESLITYTFGAPRVGDPAFVRSYNALVPISFRIQNEFDVVPHLPPLVYTSPKTDKTYYYMHVKEEVKRSFRNGSVGGNHVISSYFADLARDASAFTAAICSGPPGWCPLK; translated from the coding sequence ATGAGTAACGGCAGTACGATGGATATGCGAACGGCCATCTTCTTGGCGGCTGTCTGCGGTCAAACCTACATGCAGTACGACAATAACGGTCTATTTCTCTTGCCTGAAACCTACCGTCTCGTAGGCTCGTTCAGCGCCGCGTCCTACGCGGGCAGCGAAGAGCCGTTCGGCTTCGTGCTGGAATCCGACCGCGCGGCCATTCTCGCCTTCCGCGGTACCAGCTCACCCACCGATTGGGTGACCGATATGATTGCGCAGCAAACCGTATTCAAGCCGCTAGGAAGAACCCTCATGACGCACCGCGGCTTCACGGACCTCTACATGGCCGCGCGCAGCACGATCTTCCGACTGCTGGACAGCGTTCCCGCCAGCAAGCCGCTGTTCGTTACCGGCCATAGCCTCGGCGGCGCACTGGCCACGCTGGCTTCAGCCGACATCGCCGCCAATCGCAAGACGGAAAGCCTCATCACGTATACGTTCGGCGCGCCCCGCGTCGGGGATCCCGCCTTCGTACGCAGCTATAATGCGCTGGTGCCGATTTCGTTCCGCATCCAGAACGAATTCGATGTCGTGCCGCATCTGCCGCCGCTCGTCTACACCTCGCCGAAAACAGACAAAACCTATTACTACATGCACGTTAAGGAAGAGGTTAAACGAAGCTTCCGCAATGGAAGCGTAGGCGGAAACCATGTGATCAGCAGCTATTTTGCCGACTTGGCGAGGGATGCCTCTGCTTTCACGGCAGCCATCTGCTCAGGCCCGCCGGGCTGGTGCCCCCTTAAGTAA
- a CDS encoding ABC transporter substrate-binding protein has product MKKLLIVLGLLIMAAGMLSACGSNKETTAADGELTVKIGILKNVTHAPGFVALQNGYFQNEFGKNVTIEVIAFDNGSDFSTAIATNQIDLGYVGPGPAINQYLKSKNFRVISGSNNGGAVLIAGKDAGIGSVKDLVGKTVAIPTKGSTNEISLRLLLQQEGLKVTTDSSGVQIITRAPADTLVAIRQKEVDATLIPEPWGTQMVEEGTGVVLVDWDKIPPNDGNYPLTILTASDKFLKEHRDLAKKAIRANEEGIDFIKQNPDKAYDLISDELKALSGKGMDAKRIKAALDHLNLTEGVDLDVIKTMAKVSFDAGYIKGIKEEDKLDLSELIDLSLLDEVRQSK; this is encoded by the coding sequence ATGAAAAAATTGCTCATCGTACTCGGCTTGCTGATCATGGCGGCAGGTATGCTGTCCGCTTGCGGCTCGAACAAGGAAACGACGGCAGCGGACGGCGAGCTGACCGTGAAGATCGGGATATTGAAGAACGTCACGCACGCACCAGGCTTTGTTGCGCTCCAGAACGGCTATTTTCAGAACGAGTTCGGCAAGAACGTGACCATCGAGGTGATTGCCTTCGATAACGGCTCGGATTTCTCCACGGCGATCGCGACGAATCAGATCGATCTCGGATATGTGGGTCCTGGGCCTGCCATCAACCAATATTTGAAAAGCAAGAACTTCCGGGTCATCTCCGGCTCCAATAACGGCGGAGCGGTCCTGATTGCAGGCAAAGACGCCGGGATCGGCTCCGTGAAGGATCTGGTCGGCAAAACCGTAGCGATTCCGACCAAGGGCAGCACGAACGAAATCTCCTTGCGCCTGCTGCTGCAGCAAGAAGGGCTGAAGGTGACAACGGACAGCTCCGGCGTGCAAATTATTACCCGGGCGCCTGCGGATACGCTTGTTGCCATTCGTCAGAAGGAGGTCGATGCCACGCTCATTCCCGAGCCATGGGGGACGCAAATGGTGGAAGAGGGGACCGGCGTCGTCTTGGTCGATTGGGACAAAATCCCGCCGAATGACGGTAATTACCCGCTTACGATTCTCACGGCGAGCGACAAGTTCCTGAAGGAGCATCGTGACTTGGCTAAGAAAGCCATCCGGGCGAATGAAGAAGGCATCGACTTCATTAAGCAGAATCCAGACAAAGCGTACGATCTCATAAGCGATGAGCTCAAAGCGCTTAGCGGCAAAGGCATGGATGCGAAGCGGATCAAAGCGGCGCTGGACCATTTGAATTTGACCGAGGGTGTTGATCTGGATGTCATCAAGACGATGGCCAAAGTATCGTTCGATGCGGGGTATATCAAGGGCATCAAGGAAGAAGACAAGCTGGATTTAAGCGAATTGATCGATCTCTCCTTGCTGGACGAAGTTCGACAATCGAAATAA
- a CDS encoding D-alanyl-D-alanine carboxypeptidase family protein produces the protein MKKSILIPVVVLGLALGAAFISTHDSLIQDVFGNPAAASTGGGKTSTPPTKSSSQPASAQTGTDSSQAAGSQSALAQFLHDNAPSRTIVKRDGIAYVTNSTSPLVLVNKKRELESTYVPSDLVKVNIPFSFSGANPKQQLRKVAAQAMEKLVAGAKKDGIDLKGVSGYRSYASQKAIFSAYAKTHGEEEANTFSAHPGQSEHQTGLSMDVSSASVQYGLEQSYGETKEGKWLKAHAADYGFIIRYEKGSEKQTGYMYEPWHVRYVGVYIAKDIKKLGVTLEAYLARF, from the coding sequence TTGAAGAAATCCATTCTTATTCCTGTCGTCGTCCTCGGTCTTGCGCTCGGGGCTGCCTTCATATCGACCCATGACTCGCTTATTCAAGATGTTTTCGGCAATCCGGCAGCAGCTTCGACGGGCGGCGGCAAGACAAGCACCCCGCCGACGAAAAGCAGCAGCCAGCCCGCTTCCGCGCAGACCGGCACCGACAGCTCGCAGGCAGCCGGGAGCCAGTCGGCCCTTGCGCAGTTCCTGCATGATAATGCACCTTCGCGGACGATCGTGAAGCGGGACGGGATCGCCTATGTCACGAATTCGACAAGCCCGCTCGTGCTCGTAAACAAGAAACGCGAGCTGGAATCCACCTATGTTCCGAGCGATCTGGTCAAGGTAAACATTCCATTCTCGTTCTCCGGCGCTAATCCGAAGCAGCAGCTGCGCAAAGTCGCCGCGCAAGCCATGGAGAAGCTGGTAGCGGGCGCGAAGAAGGACGGCATCGATCTCAAGGGCGTATCCGGCTACCGTTCCTATGCGTCGCAGAAAGCGATCTTCAGCGCGTACGCGAAGACGCACGGCGAGGAAGAAGCGAACACGTTCAGCGCGCATCCCGGGCAGAGTGAGCACCAAACCGGCCTCTCGATGGACGTATCCAGTGCAAGCGTGCAATACGGCTTGGAGCAAAGCTACGGGGAAACCAAGGAAGGCAAGTGGCTGAAAGCCCACGCTGCGGATTACGGCTTCATCATTCGCTACGAGAAGGGCAGCGAGAAGCAGACCGGCTACATGTACGAGCCCTGGCATGTCCGCTACGTCGGCGTTTACATCGCCAAGGACATCAAGAAGCTCGGCGTAACGCTGGAGGCGTACTTAGCACGCTTCTAA
- a CDS encoding glycoside hydrolase family 26 protein — MKRRSKIWTFGRKLLLAMVTIVTAFTTIHAYEVQAMDVWGLYKEAQKLESQGNYATAIAKYKLIAPEFVKKKEYGNAAGMFRRIGDDYAKLKKYDDAVAGWDLEAQYAGKAGQTQISIAAKRRADMLRSTASLYVETAADAVGSSNTHGAKFEPNNGAYLGAYAELDPAVHNAQTAKPFYTEQFPVLTAKKHAAYLIYFTYGQPLASIQSHLNHALAAGTAIELGIQPLKGLSEVKDDEYLHQLARDIEASGVKVFLRFANEMNGDWVKWHEKDPKNYIDKFRLVAKVFHQEAPNNVVMVWAPDRLPEYNIQDYYPGDDAVDWVGVSLYSIFNPALDPLKQGEDRSSHIEKFDQIYKLYAARKPVFISEGGVAYMYPEKKQDVTDWAVYKMKEFYASLPMLYPRVKAVFWFDSNHDASARIKYYMLSANAKLLNGYKQSVANPFYLSSIGDESPVAYKPASAASPVSASLHSISAYVKTWSPTLSKVTYDIGGKTIAAVTSLPWTAEINFAPYKGKKIEVVVRAYNSKNTLVTTQKVAVSVK; from the coding sequence GTGAAGAGGAGAAGCAAGATTTGGACATTTGGCCGCAAGCTGCTGCTTGCAATGGTCACGATTGTGACTGCATTTACGACGATCCATGCGTATGAGGTGCAGGCCATGGACGTATGGGGCCTCTATAAAGAAGCGCAGAAGCTGGAGAGCCAGGGCAACTATGCCACCGCGATTGCCAAATACAAGCTGATCGCGCCTGAGTTCGTGAAGAAGAAGGAATACGGCAACGCCGCGGGCATGTTCCGGCGCATCGGCGACGATTACGCGAAGCTGAAGAAATACGACGATGCCGTGGCCGGCTGGGACTTAGAGGCGCAGTATGCCGGCAAAGCGGGACAGACGCAGATCAGCATTGCCGCCAAGCGCAGAGCGGACATGCTTCGCAGCACGGCAAGCCTCTATGTGGAGACGGCGGCGGATGCAGTCGGCAGCAGCAACACGCATGGTGCGAAATTCGAGCCCAACAATGGAGCATACCTGGGGGCATACGCTGAGCTGGACCCTGCTGTGCATAATGCGCAAACCGCGAAGCCGTTCTATACGGAGCAATTTCCGGTGCTGACTGCGAAGAAGCATGCGGCGTATTTGATTTATTTTACTTATGGACAGCCGCTCGCAAGCATTCAAAGCCATCTTAACCATGCGCTTGCAGCCGGCACGGCGATCGAGCTTGGCATTCAGCCGCTGAAAGGTCTCAGCGAAGTGAAGGATGACGAATATTTGCATCAGCTGGCGCGCGACATCGAAGCCTCCGGCGTGAAAGTCTTCCTCCGGTTTGCCAATGAAATGAACGGCGATTGGGTAAAATGGCATGAGAAGGACCCCAAGAACTACATCGATAAATTCAGGCTCGTCGCCAAAGTGTTCCATCAAGAGGCGCCGAACAACGTCGTGATGGTCTGGGCGCCTGACCGCCTGCCGGAATACAACATTCAAGACTATTACCCCGGCGACGATGCGGTCGATTGGGTAGGCGTCAGTCTGTATTCGATTTTCAACCCTGCGCTGGACCCGCTGAAGCAGGGCGAGGACCGCTCCAGCCATATCGAGAAATTCGATCAGATCTACAAGCTGTATGCGGCGCGCAAGCCGGTATTCATATCTGAGGGCGGCGTGGCATACATGTATCCGGAGAAGAAGCAGGACGTAACCGACTGGGCCGTTTACAAGATGAAAGAGTTTTACGCGTCGCTGCCGATGCTGTATCCCCGTGTCAAGGCGGTATTCTGGTTTGACAGTAACCATGATGCGTCCGCTCGAATCAAATATTATATGCTTTCGGCCAATGCGAAGCTGCTGAACGGCTACAAGCAGTCCGTCGCGAACCCGTTCTACTTAAGCAGCATCGGCGATGAGTCGCCGGTGGCCTATAAGCCCGCCAGCGCCGCATCGCCGGTGTCGGCTTCCTTGCACAGCATATCCGCTTACGTGAAAACATGGTCGCCGACGCTGAGCAAAGTCACCTACGACATTGGCGGTAAAACGATCGCCGCGGTAACTTCGCTGCCATGGACGGCCGAGATCAACTTCGCGCCCTATAAAGGGAAGAAGATCGAGGTCGTCGTGAGGGCCTATAACAGCAAAAATACGCTCGTGACGACGCAAAAGGTTGCCGTCAGCGTGAAATAG
- a CDS encoding MBL fold metallo-hydrolase, which yields MLIQQQETVLPDVHGHLKVILLGTGTPRAFTGRAKSSVVVLAEGKAFLFDCGGAVVDQLIKAGVMPQRISDVFFTHHHSDHNSGFFDVFISSWRTHVVPGRVFEGRTVPMNVYGPTTTRDIIGKMRDSFDFDASLRVSYNLSANDGAKIQYFERNEGVVYDEAGVRITAFEVDHRPVYPALAYKIEYNGKSVVISGDTVPVADMVKYSKGADLLIHESYNKAWLDSLIAEFPEQAQSLSNPAKYHSTTLEVAELARQAEVPHLVLTHHIPAPYPTEEAEAAYTGGMRDIYTGKITMGRDLMAFQL from the coding sequence ATGCTGATTCAGCAGCAAGAAACAGTCCTACCGGACGTTCACGGGCACTTGAAGGTGATCCTGCTGGGTACCGGAACGCCGCGAGCATTCACCGGCCGCGCTAAATCCTCGGTCGTCGTATTAGCAGAAGGTAAGGCTTTCCTTTTCGACTGCGGCGGGGCCGTGGTGGATCAGCTGATCAAAGCCGGCGTTATGCCGCAGCGAATTTCGGATGTCTTCTTCACGCATCATCACAGCGATCACAACTCGGGCTTCTTCGATGTCTTCATCTCCAGCTGGCGCACGCATGTCGTTCCCGGCCGTGTCTTCGAAGGCCGGACCGTGCCGATGAACGTGTATGGACCGACGACGACACGGGACATTATCGGGAAGATGCGCGACTCCTTCGATTTCGATGCGAGCCTGCGGGTCAGCTATAATCTGTCGGCGAATGACGGCGCCAAGATCCAATACTTCGAGCGCAACGAGGGCGTCGTTTACGACGAGGCGGGTGTCCGCATCACAGCGTTCGAGGTCGATCATCGGCCGGTCTATCCCGCCTTGGCTTACAAAATCGAATACAACGGCAAATCAGTGGTCATCTCAGGGGATACGGTTCCCGTTGCCGATATGGTCAAGTACAGCAAGGGTGCGGATCTGCTCATTCACGAGTCCTACAACAAAGCGTGGCTCGATTCGCTCATCGCGGAGTTTCCGGAGCAGGCGCAGTCGTTGTCCAACCCGGCAAAGTATCATTCCACGACGTTGGAGGTGGCGGAGCTGGCGCGCCAGGCGGAGGTGCCTCATCTTGTGCTGACGCACCACATTCCCGCGCCATATCCGACGGAGGAAGCGGAAGCGGCGTATACAGGGGGGATGCGGGATATTTACACGGGGAAGATCACGATGGGACGGGATTTGATGGCGTTTCAGCTTTGA
- a CDS encoding ABC transporter permease: protein MNTALRRTLFLMLLIVIWELGYRIFDWGWKFPSPMQTLEAFYDGFTDGHLLGAIVASLRRLILSFVISIVIGTALGFLFARYRFFDETFGFLVVALQTVPSIAWLPFAIIWFGLNDLSVIFITTIGATWTMSMASRTGIMQISKIHLRAAQMMGAGSGFRLFYQVMLPAAFPHLITGVRVAWAFAWRALTAGELIARGVGLGQTLQDSRDIGDTATLLCIVIIIAVIGTISDHFCFKRLEEGIMLRFGLHAAKK from the coding sequence ATGAATACCGCATTAAGAAGAACGCTGTTTCTGATGCTGCTGATCGTAATTTGGGAATTGGGATATAGAATATTCGACTGGGGCTGGAAGTTTCCTTCGCCGATGCAGACGCTGGAGGCGTTCTATGACGGATTCACGGACGGCCACCTGTTGGGGGCGATCGTCGCCAGCCTGCGGAGGCTTATCCTTTCCTTCGTGATCTCGATCGTAATCGGAACGGCGCTAGGCTTCCTGTTCGCGCGGTACCGCTTCTTTGACGAGACCTTCGGGTTCCTTGTTGTCGCCCTGCAGACGGTGCCAAGCATCGCATGGCTGCCCTTCGCCATCATCTGGTTTGGACTGAACGACCTGTCTGTTATCTTCATCACGACGATCGGCGCGACGTGGACGATGTCCATGGCGAGCCGCACGGGCATCATGCAAATTTCGAAGATTCACCTCCGGGCGGCGCAAATGATGGGAGCGGGCAGCGGGTTTCGGTTGTTCTATCAAGTCATGCTGCCGGCTGCGTTCCCGCACTTGATTACCGGCGTGCGTGTCGCATGGGCATTCGCTTGGCGGGCGCTGACGGCAGGCGAGCTGATCGCCCGGGGTGTCGGTCTCGGACAAACGCTGCAGGACAGCCGGGATATCGGCGATACGGCCACCTTGCTCTGCATCGTCATCATTATCGCCGTTATCGGTACCATATCCGATCACTTCTGCTTCAAACGGCTGGAGGAAGGCATCATGCTGCGCTTCGGGCTGCATGCAGCGAAGAAATAA
- a CDS encoding AraC family transcriptional regulator produces the protein MIWLIAFTIWLEFTIGGGLAMQAQMDFLFQTARSSQSYMPMHTHTCYELVYYDTGTGTTCLQEMTYPYKPGTYALIPADTPHDERRYANTDVIFVGFRLAGEEQEAELEAGLFEDAPDRPIAKLLHEMVREMQEQRPYYSDQLNYLIGMIVIAHQRSLDISISKASADHLLYTRTFIDEHYNQKITVEELAEMAGYSYHHFRHLFKRQYGISPIAYLLRKRVERACQLLLHSKLSVTAIAEACGFSSDAQFSTLFKREQGVSPRQFRQTRSRPLPGGVHV, from the coding sequence ATGATATGGCTGATTGCTTTCACGATCTGGCTGGAATTTACAATAGGGGGAGGACTTGCGATGCAGGCACAGATGGATTTTCTGTTTCAAACAGCGCGTTCGTCGCAATCCTACATGCCGATGCACACGCATACTTGCTATGAGCTCGTCTATTACGATACCGGCACGGGCACGACCTGCTTGCAAGAAATGACGTATCCGTACAAGCCGGGCACATACGCCCTGATCCCGGCGGATACGCCGCATGATGAACGAAGGTATGCGAATACCGACGTCATCTTCGTTGGTTTTCGTTTGGCGGGTGAGGAACAGGAGGCCGAGCTGGAGGCAGGCTTGTTCGAAGACGCTCCGGATCGGCCGATCGCGAAGCTGCTTCATGAGATGGTTCGGGAGATGCAGGAGCAGCGCCCCTATTATTCGGATCAATTGAATTATTTGATCGGCATGATCGTCATTGCGCATCAGCGGAGCCTGGATATCAGCATATCCAAAGCATCGGCGGACCATTTGCTCTACACGCGCACATTCATAGACGAGCATTACAATCAGAAAATCACAGTGGAGGAATTAGCGGAGATGGCGGGGTACAGCTATCATCATTTCAGGCATTTATTCAAGCGGCAGTACGGCATTTCGCCGATCGCTTATCTGCTTCGCAAGCGGGTTGAGCGTGCCTGCCAGCTGCTGCTGCACAGCAAGCTGAGCGTGACGGCTATTGCAGAGGCATGCGGCTTCTCGAGCGATGCGCAGTTCAGCACCCTCTTCAAGAGGGAGCAGGGCGTATCGCCCCGCCAGTTCCGGCAGACCCGCTCCCGCCCGCTGCCGGGCGGTGTTCACGTTTGA